CCTCGCCAAGGACAGCAAGGCGACCGCGCGGACGCGCAAGATCAAGGTCGAGGCGTGACGATCGGGCCGGTCTCGCCGTCGGACGGCGGCGGGACCGATCCCGATCTCCTGGTCATTCTCGAGCCCGCCCATGCCTTTGGCGGAGAGCGTCCGTCACGCCGCATCGATACCCACGCGGCAACCATCTTCCTGACGGCATCTGGCTCGATGTGCCCCGTGCGCTACGCGCGCACTGGGCGGCCGCGCGGGAGCCCGGCGCCTTCCGCTCCTCGAGCCAGGGGCGGCTGGTACCGGACGAGGTGAAGCTCAGCAGACGCTTGCCGGTCAGGAAGGGGTGGCGGCTGCGGTTACTGATCGCATGGAATGAGAAACCTGCACCAGGATCGCCCCCATGTCCGTCTCCACCTGCGCGCGGCACAACGAAATTGTCAGGCGGCATCGATGGGAAGCCGCGCGGAGCGGAAGAATCGGGAACTTTACGGTTGGGGCCGATGCTATTGGGACCATTACGGATGGTCCTAATCCGCCACAGTCCCCAAGCTCGCGCGATGGTTATCGGGTCCGCCTGTGCATCACTGCTCTATGTCAGCCACATGCTCTTGTCCCCCGCGGATCGCGATGGTGAAATCGCGCGGATCGTGGCGGTGTCGTGCGACCGTAACGCCGCGCTGGACGTCACGGGGGCGCTCATCGCGACGTTTCGGTTCTTCGCGCAAATCCTTGAAGGTCCGCCCGGATCGATCGAGGCGCTGATGATCAGCATCAGACGGGATCCGCGCCATCGCGATGTCACCGTGGTCCGCGAGGAACTGCTGGCCGGCCGTCGTTTTCCCCGCTGGTCGATGGCTTATTCGGGCGCTGCGGGCTATGTCGACCGGACCATCGCTCCGCTTGTCGGGACGTCGCACGATGCGCGGCCCGCGCCCGATACCGATCTCCTCGTCCGGCTGATCCGAGAGTTCACGCGGTAGAGCGCATGGCTCTCGGGATCATTACGCATATGGCGGACGAGCCCACCTGACTAACCCTCGGCCCACTTGGTCGCGGAGGCGATATATCGTTCGGAGGCGGCAATGACGGGGCTCCTGAACAAGCGAGCGGCCAGCCCGCAAGCGAGGATGATGCGATGATCAAACATGTGCTCCTGACACTTCTTAGTCACCCCGCCCCGACCCCTGGATGGGCGCTGGCCGCCGCGGACGGGCTGGCGGTGCATCTCGACGCGGAGCTCGATGCGGTCGTAGCGACGATCCATATCCCCGATGTTTCGAACGCGCTCGCGCGCCGGCTCGTCGGCGCCGACGCAGCCATCGCCGCGGAGAATCAGGCGATACGAGCCGAG
The sequence above is drawn from the Rhizorhabdus dicambivorans genome and encodes:
- a CDS encoding BLUF domain-containing protein, producing MVIGSACASLLYVSHMLLSPADRDGEIARIVAVSCDRNAALDVTGALIATFRFFAQILEGPPGSIEALMISIRRDPRHRDVTVVREELLAGRRFPRWSMAYSGAAGYVDRTIAPLVGTSHDARPAPDTDLLVRLIREFTR